A window of the Planococcus citri chromosome 4, ihPlaCitr1.1, whole genome shotgun sequence genome harbors these coding sequences:
- the LOC135843355 gene encoding zinc finger protein 239-like isoform X9, whose amino-acid sequence MNLLNSFSKKESARRVHNIGCCHSAPYQFTNHNSRQFRDDTSPSGHRSEHYENEAENKDLCFVCGFVSANEFFSFPNDINTRHQWATFCDLPLGEIKPHFRLCDRHFKPDDYRISIQRKLLIQTSSVPTLQPKLKQGFGPSTNNSLQSSQNSINISNPTLNENTSQNAIYSPVVQGNLSSEVLKLRTRCSLLEDTVADLKKRIERLDKRPVVALVESVEKVADEDGYSTDSSMPPLEISSDELHTSEGPLEKFPEEGDSRYLAQDSALNNLWNCFSDPTAATYDDVSLNVLGDNDEIVGVISVSPQINHQLRINDTSDSSNNEQFDKAQDGQTLRMEQVQVTTQQPICNDELNLCQASPSAGCSKRRKNCGEGRITRLAKKKELPSVASTIQTSGSFPKKVRGVLMRDSSPPYCCNICDKTFSDKSDWSRHQRKHSKPFVCPKCKKPFARKYDLSRHQATHSDEKPYKCGICDKPFKTNSGKTMHELAHAERARYECAVCGKVFNQRSSIIAHLNIHSDQKPFRCKTCGRRFAQKHHLVYHKRTHGKGKKFKCRISNQLFKHDHSKAMHERSHVEGPRFECALCGKKYRNKNGLAYHISHNCS is encoded by the exons atgaatttattgaatagtttttcgaaaaaagaatcCGCGAGACGAGTGCATAACATCGGCTGCTGTCATTCTGCCCCATATCAGTTTACAAACCATAACTCGAGGCAGTTCAGAGATGATACTAGTCCATCTGGTCATAGAAG TGAACATTACGAGAATGAAGCCGAAAATAAAGACTTATGCTTTGTATGTGGATTTGTCTCAGCTAACGAATTTTTTAG ttttccaaatgATATTAACACTCGACATCAGTGGGCTACCTTCTGCGACTTGCCTCTTGGCGAGATAAAACCGCATTTTCGACTTTGTGACAGGCACTTTAAACCTGACGATTATCGAATCTCAATTCAACGTAAATTATTGATACAGACAAGTAGTGTTCCAACATTGCAACCAAAACTGAAACAGGGCTTCGGACCTTCAACTAACAACAGTTTACAATCTagtcaaaattccatcaacaTTTCCAACCCAACGTTGAATGAAAATACATCACAAAACGCGATATACAGCCCTGTCGTCCAag GTAATCTTTCATCTGAAGTTCTCAAGTTAAGAACTCGTTGTTCACTTCTCGAAGACACTGtagctgatttgaaaaaaagaatcgaGCGACTAGACAAGAGACCCGTTG TTGCGCTCGTAGAATCTGTCGAAAAGGTTGCCGACGAAGATGGTTACTCTACAGATTCGAGTATGCCTCCCTTAGAGATATCGAGCGATGAACTTCACACTTCGGAGGgaccacttgaaaaatttcctgaagAAGGTGACAGTAGATACTTAGCACAAG aTTCCGCATTAAACAATTTATGGAACTGTTTCTCCGATCCGACGGCAGCAACCTATGATGATGTGTCCTTGAACGTACTCGGCGACAACGACGAAATTGTTGGCGTTATTTCTGTCAGTCCTCAAATCAACCATCAATT GCGTATAAATGATACCTCTGACAGTTCCAATAATGAACAATTCGATAAAGCACAAGATGGGCAAACACTGCGGATGGAACAAGTGCAAGTGACAACCCAACAGCCAATCTGTAATGATGAGCTAAATCTGTGCCAG GCCTCTCCTTCAGCTGGGTGTTCAAAACGCCGAAAAAATTGCGGTGAAGGACGGATTACTcgtttggctaaaaaaaaagaactcccTAGCGTAGCTAGCACGATACAAACCTCGGgcagttttccaaaaaag GTACGAGGAGTATTGATGCGAGATTCATCGCCTCCATACTGTTGCAATATTTGTGATAAAACGTTTTCCGATAAATCTGATTGGAGCAGACACCAGCGAAAACATTCGAAGCCATTCGTGTGTCCAAAGTGTAAAAAACCATTTGCCAGAAAATATGACCTCTCCAGACATCAAGCAACTCATAGTGATGAGAAACCCTACAAATGCGGAATTTGTGACAAACCATTCAAGACCAACAGTGGTAAAACAATGCACGAACTTGCACATGCGGAACGCGCTCGTTATGAGTGTGCTGTTTGCGGGAAAGTGTTTAACCAAAGATCTTCCATCATTGCCCACTTGAATATTCACTCTGATCAAAAACCATTTCGATGCAAAACTTGTGGCAGAAGATTTGCTCAGAAACATCACCTTGTTTATCATAAAAGGACGCAtggtaaaggaaaaaaattcaaatgccgCATAAGCAACCAGCTATTCAAACATGATCACAGTAAAGCAATGCACGAACGTTCGCATGTTGAGGGCCCTCGTTTTGAATGCGCCCTATGCGGCAAGAAGTATCGCAATAAAAACGGCCTAGCCTATCACATATCACATAATTGCAGTTAG
- the LOC135843355 gene encoding zinc finger protein 239-like isoform X6, translating into MNLLNSFSKKESARRVHNIGCCHSAPYQFTNHNSRQFRDDTSPSGHRSEHYENEAENKDLCFVCGFVSANEFFSFPNDINTRHQWATFCDLPLGEIKPHFRLCDRHFKPDDYRISIQRKLLIQTSSVPTLQPKLKQGFGPSTNNSLQSSQNSINISNPTLNENTSQNAIYSPVVQGNLSSEVLKLRTRCSLLEDTVADLKKRIERLDKRPVASNNQTDEFVNFSKCLDAQEASMFWHTSVSSQHETFALVESVEKVADEDGYSTDSSMPPLEISSDELHTSEGPLEKFPEEGDSRYLAQDSALNNLWNCFSDPTAATYDDVSLNVLGDNDEIVGVISVSPQINHQLRINDTSDSSNNEQFDKAQDGQTLRMEQVQVTTQQPICNDELNLCQASPSAGCSKRRKNCGEGRITRLAKKKELPSVASTIQTSGSFPKKVRGVLMRDSSPPYCCNICDKTFSDKSDWSRHQRKHSKPFVCPKCKKPFARKYDLSRHQATHSDEKPYKCGICDKPFKTNSGKTMHELAHAERARYECAVCGKVFNQRSSIIAHLNIHSDQKPFRCKTCGRRFAQKHHLVYHKRTHGKGKKFKCRISNQLFKHDHSKAMHERSHVEGPRFECALCGKKYRNKNGLAYHISHNCS; encoded by the exons atgaatttattgaatagtttttcgaaaaaagaatcCGCGAGACGAGTGCATAACATCGGCTGCTGTCATTCTGCCCCATATCAGTTTACAAACCATAACTCGAGGCAGTTCAGAGATGATACTAGTCCATCTGGTCATAGAAG TGAACATTACGAGAATGAAGCCGAAAATAAAGACTTATGCTTTGTATGTGGATTTGTCTCAGCTAACGAATTTTTTAG ttttccaaatgATATTAACACTCGACATCAGTGGGCTACCTTCTGCGACTTGCCTCTTGGCGAGATAAAACCGCATTTTCGACTTTGTGACAGGCACTTTAAACCTGACGATTATCGAATCTCAATTCAACGTAAATTATTGATACAGACAAGTAGTGTTCCAACATTGCAACCAAAACTGAAACAGGGCTTCGGACCTTCAACTAACAACAGTTTACAATCTagtcaaaattccatcaacaTTTCCAACCCAACGTTGAATGAAAATACATCACAAAACGCGATATACAGCCCTGTCGTCCAag GTAATCTTTCATCTGAAGTTCTCAAGTTAAGAACTCGTTGTTCACTTCTCGAAGACACTGtagctgatttgaaaaaaagaatcgaGCGACTAGACAAGAGACCCGTTG CTTCCAACAATCAAACAGAcgaatttgtcaacttttccaAGTGTCTAGATGCCCAGGAGGCAAGCATGTTCTGGCACACCTCGGTTTCGTCCCAGCACGAGACTT TTGCGCTCGTAGAATCTGTCGAAAAGGTTGCCGACGAAGATGGTTACTCTACAGATTCGAGTATGCCTCCCTTAGAGATATCGAGCGATGAACTTCACACTTCGGAGGgaccacttgaaaaatttcctgaagAAGGTGACAGTAGATACTTAGCACAAG aTTCCGCATTAAACAATTTATGGAACTGTTTCTCCGATCCGACGGCAGCAACCTATGATGATGTGTCCTTGAACGTACTCGGCGACAACGACGAAATTGTTGGCGTTATTTCTGTCAGTCCTCAAATCAACCATCAATT GCGTATAAATGATACCTCTGACAGTTCCAATAATGAACAATTCGATAAAGCACAAGATGGGCAAACACTGCGGATGGAACAAGTGCAAGTGACAACCCAACAGCCAATCTGTAATGATGAGCTAAATCTGTGCCAG GCCTCTCCTTCAGCTGGGTGTTCAAAACGCCGAAAAAATTGCGGTGAAGGACGGATTACTcgtttggctaaaaaaaaagaactcccTAGCGTAGCTAGCACGATACAAACCTCGGgcagttttccaaaaaag GTACGAGGAGTATTGATGCGAGATTCATCGCCTCCATACTGTTGCAATATTTGTGATAAAACGTTTTCCGATAAATCTGATTGGAGCAGACACCAGCGAAAACATTCGAAGCCATTCGTGTGTCCAAAGTGTAAAAAACCATTTGCCAGAAAATATGACCTCTCCAGACATCAAGCAACTCATAGTGATGAGAAACCCTACAAATGCGGAATTTGTGACAAACCATTCAAGACCAACAGTGGTAAAACAATGCACGAACTTGCACATGCGGAACGCGCTCGTTATGAGTGTGCTGTTTGCGGGAAAGTGTTTAACCAAAGATCTTCCATCATTGCCCACTTGAATATTCACTCTGATCAAAAACCATTTCGATGCAAAACTTGTGGCAGAAGATTTGCTCAGAAACATCACCTTGTTTATCATAAAAGGACGCAtggtaaaggaaaaaaattcaaatgccgCATAAGCAACCAGCTATTCAAACATGATCACAGTAAAGCAATGCACGAACGTTCGCATGTTGAGGGCCCTCGTTTTGAATGCGCCCTATGCGGCAAGAAGTATCGCAATAAAAACGGCCTAGCCTATCACATATCACATAATTGCAGTTAG
- the LOC135843355 gene encoding zinc finger protein 239-like isoform X7 → MNLLNSFSKKESARRVHNIGCCHSAPYQFTNHNSRQFRDDTSPSGHRSFPNDINTRHQWATFCDLPLGEIKPHFRLCDRHFKPDDYRISIQRKLLIQTSSVPTLQPKLKQGFGPSTNNSLQSSQNSINISNPTLNENTSQNAIYSPVVQGKIGNLSSEVLKLRTRCSLLEDTVADLKKRIERLDKRPVEVSKMSTLPASNNQTDEFVNFSKCLDAQEASMFWHTSVSSQHETFALVESVEKVADEDGYSTDSSMPPLEISSDELHTSEGPLEKFPEEGDSRYLAQDSALNNLWNCFSDPTAATYDDVSLNVLGDNDEIVGVISVSPQINHQLRINDTSDSSNNEQFDKAQDGQTLRMEQVQVTTQQPICNDELNLCQASPSAGCSKRRKNCGEGRITRLAKKKELPSVASTIQTSGSFPKKVRGVLMRDSSPPYCCNICDKTFSDKSDWSRHQRKHSKPFVCPKCKKPFARKYDLSRHQATHSDEKPYKCGICDKPFKTNSGKTMHELAHAERARYECAVCGKVFNQRSSIIAHLNIHSDQKPFRCKTCGRRFAQKHHLVYHKRTHGKGKKFKCRISNQLFKHDHSKAMHERSHVEGPRFECALCGKKYRNKNGLAYHISHNCS, encoded by the exons atgaatttattgaatagtttttcgaaaaaagaatcCGCGAGACGAGTGCATAACATCGGCTGCTGTCATTCTGCCCCATATCAGTTTACAAACCATAACTCGAGGCAGTTCAGAGATGATACTAGTCCATCTGGTCATAGAAG ttttccaaatgATATTAACACTCGACATCAGTGGGCTACCTTCTGCGACTTGCCTCTTGGCGAGATAAAACCGCATTTTCGACTTTGTGACAGGCACTTTAAACCTGACGATTATCGAATCTCAATTCAACGTAAATTATTGATACAGACAAGTAGTGTTCCAACATTGCAACCAAAACTGAAACAGGGCTTCGGACCTTCAACTAACAACAGTTTACAATCTagtcaaaattccatcaacaTTTCCAACCCAACGTTGAATGAAAATACATCACAAAACGCGATATACAGCCCTGTCGTCCAaggtaaaatag GTAATCTTTCATCTGAAGTTCTCAAGTTAAGAACTCGTTGTTCACTTCTCGAAGACACTGtagctgatttgaaaaaaagaatcgaGCGACTAGACAAGAGACCCGTTG AAGTTAGTAAAATGTCAACTTTGCCAGCTTCCAACAATCAAACAGAcgaatttgtcaacttttccaAGTGTCTAGATGCCCAGGAGGCAAGCATGTTCTGGCACACCTCGGTTTCGTCCCAGCACGAGACTT TTGCGCTCGTAGAATCTGTCGAAAAGGTTGCCGACGAAGATGGTTACTCTACAGATTCGAGTATGCCTCCCTTAGAGATATCGAGCGATGAACTTCACACTTCGGAGGgaccacttgaaaaatttcctgaagAAGGTGACAGTAGATACTTAGCACAAG aTTCCGCATTAAACAATTTATGGAACTGTTTCTCCGATCCGACGGCAGCAACCTATGATGATGTGTCCTTGAACGTACTCGGCGACAACGACGAAATTGTTGGCGTTATTTCTGTCAGTCCTCAAATCAACCATCAATT GCGTATAAATGATACCTCTGACAGTTCCAATAATGAACAATTCGATAAAGCACAAGATGGGCAAACACTGCGGATGGAACAAGTGCAAGTGACAACCCAACAGCCAATCTGTAATGATGAGCTAAATCTGTGCCAG GCCTCTCCTTCAGCTGGGTGTTCAAAACGCCGAAAAAATTGCGGTGAAGGACGGATTACTcgtttggctaaaaaaaaagaactcccTAGCGTAGCTAGCACGATACAAACCTCGGgcagttttccaaaaaag GTACGAGGAGTATTGATGCGAGATTCATCGCCTCCATACTGTTGCAATATTTGTGATAAAACGTTTTCCGATAAATCTGATTGGAGCAGACACCAGCGAAAACATTCGAAGCCATTCGTGTGTCCAAAGTGTAAAAAACCATTTGCCAGAAAATATGACCTCTCCAGACATCAAGCAACTCATAGTGATGAGAAACCCTACAAATGCGGAATTTGTGACAAACCATTCAAGACCAACAGTGGTAAAACAATGCACGAACTTGCACATGCGGAACGCGCTCGTTATGAGTGTGCTGTTTGCGGGAAAGTGTTTAACCAAAGATCTTCCATCATTGCCCACTTGAATATTCACTCTGATCAAAAACCATTTCGATGCAAAACTTGTGGCAGAAGATTTGCTCAGAAACATCACCTTGTTTATCATAAAAGGACGCAtggtaaaggaaaaaaattcaaatgccgCATAAGCAACCAGCTATTCAAACATGATCACAGTAAAGCAATGCACGAACGTTCGCATGTTGAGGGCCCTCGTTTTGAATGCGCCCTATGCGGCAAGAAGTATCGCAATAAAAACGGCCTAGCCTATCACATATCACATAATTGCAGTTAG
- the LOC135843355 gene encoding zinc finger protein 239-like isoform X1 has product MNLLNSFSKKESARRVHNIGCCHSAPYQFTNHNSRQFRDDTSPSGHRSEHYENEAENKDLCFVCGFVSANEFFSFPNDINTRHQWATFCDLPLGEIKPHFRLCDRHFKPDDYRISIQRKLLIQTSSVPTLQPKLKQGFGPSTNNSLQSSQNSINISNPTLNENTSQNAIYSPVVQGKIGNLSSEVLKLRTRCSLLEDTVADLKKRIERLDKRPVEVSKMSTLPASNNQTDEFVNFSKCLDAQEASMFWHTSVSSQHETFALVESVEKVADEDGYSTDSSMPPLEISSDELHTSEGPLEKFPEEGDSRYLAQDSALNNLWNCFSDPTAATYDDVSLNVLGDNDEIVGVISVSPQINHQLRINDTSDSSNNEQFDKAQDGQTLRMEQVQVTTQQPICNDELNLCQASPSAGCSKRRKNCGEGRITRLAKKKELPSVASTIQTSGSFPKKVRGVLMRDSSPPYCCNICDKTFSDKSDWSRHQRKHSKPFVCPKCKKPFARKYDLSRHQATHSDEKPYKCGICDKPFKTNSGKTMHELAHAERARYECAVCGKVFNQRSSIIAHLNIHSDQKPFRCKTCGRRFAQKHHLVYHKRTHGKGKKFKCRISNQLFKHDHSKAMHERSHVEGPRFECALCGKKYRNKNGLAYHISHNCS; this is encoded by the exons atgaatttattgaatagtttttcgaaaaaagaatcCGCGAGACGAGTGCATAACATCGGCTGCTGTCATTCTGCCCCATATCAGTTTACAAACCATAACTCGAGGCAGTTCAGAGATGATACTAGTCCATCTGGTCATAGAAG TGAACATTACGAGAATGAAGCCGAAAATAAAGACTTATGCTTTGTATGTGGATTTGTCTCAGCTAACGAATTTTTTAG ttttccaaatgATATTAACACTCGACATCAGTGGGCTACCTTCTGCGACTTGCCTCTTGGCGAGATAAAACCGCATTTTCGACTTTGTGACAGGCACTTTAAACCTGACGATTATCGAATCTCAATTCAACGTAAATTATTGATACAGACAAGTAGTGTTCCAACATTGCAACCAAAACTGAAACAGGGCTTCGGACCTTCAACTAACAACAGTTTACAATCTagtcaaaattccatcaacaTTTCCAACCCAACGTTGAATGAAAATACATCACAAAACGCGATATACAGCCCTGTCGTCCAaggtaaaatag GTAATCTTTCATCTGAAGTTCTCAAGTTAAGAACTCGTTGTTCACTTCTCGAAGACACTGtagctgatttgaaaaaaagaatcgaGCGACTAGACAAGAGACCCGTTG AAGTTAGTAAAATGTCAACTTTGCCAGCTTCCAACAATCAAACAGAcgaatttgtcaacttttccaAGTGTCTAGATGCCCAGGAGGCAAGCATGTTCTGGCACACCTCGGTTTCGTCCCAGCACGAGACTT TTGCGCTCGTAGAATCTGTCGAAAAGGTTGCCGACGAAGATGGTTACTCTACAGATTCGAGTATGCCTCCCTTAGAGATATCGAGCGATGAACTTCACACTTCGGAGGgaccacttgaaaaatttcctgaagAAGGTGACAGTAGATACTTAGCACAAG aTTCCGCATTAAACAATTTATGGAACTGTTTCTCCGATCCGACGGCAGCAACCTATGATGATGTGTCCTTGAACGTACTCGGCGACAACGACGAAATTGTTGGCGTTATTTCTGTCAGTCCTCAAATCAACCATCAATT GCGTATAAATGATACCTCTGACAGTTCCAATAATGAACAATTCGATAAAGCACAAGATGGGCAAACACTGCGGATGGAACAAGTGCAAGTGACAACCCAACAGCCAATCTGTAATGATGAGCTAAATCTGTGCCAG GCCTCTCCTTCAGCTGGGTGTTCAAAACGCCGAAAAAATTGCGGTGAAGGACGGATTACTcgtttggctaaaaaaaaagaactcccTAGCGTAGCTAGCACGATACAAACCTCGGgcagttttccaaaaaag GTACGAGGAGTATTGATGCGAGATTCATCGCCTCCATACTGTTGCAATATTTGTGATAAAACGTTTTCCGATAAATCTGATTGGAGCAGACACCAGCGAAAACATTCGAAGCCATTCGTGTGTCCAAAGTGTAAAAAACCATTTGCCAGAAAATATGACCTCTCCAGACATCAAGCAACTCATAGTGATGAGAAACCCTACAAATGCGGAATTTGTGACAAACCATTCAAGACCAACAGTGGTAAAACAATGCACGAACTTGCACATGCGGAACGCGCTCGTTATGAGTGTGCTGTTTGCGGGAAAGTGTTTAACCAAAGATCTTCCATCATTGCCCACTTGAATATTCACTCTGATCAAAAACCATTTCGATGCAAAACTTGTGGCAGAAGATTTGCTCAGAAACATCACCTTGTTTATCATAAAAGGACGCAtggtaaaggaaaaaaattcaaatgccgCATAAGCAACCAGCTATTCAAACATGATCACAGTAAAGCAATGCACGAACGTTCGCATGTTGAGGGCCCTCGTTTTGAATGCGCCCTATGCGGCAAGAAGTATCGCAATAAAAACGGCCTAGCCTATCACATATCACATAATTGCAGTTAG